Proteins found in one Arachis stenosperma cultivar V10309 chromosome 8, arast.V10309.gnm1.PFL2, whole genome shotgun sequence genomic segment:
- the LOC130945951 gene encoding uncharacterized protein LOC130945951, whose product MQELRHRVQNLERQLADRERDGRSTDPSYTPSPGSEEEDSHRSRPRRTSASRTEAESTREESPIRRRRNDTIIYSRGRPTRRAARGHEDGEGRSERTRQPVIMGVTPFHRSILEVRLPKHFDKPTDMRYDGTQDPLEHLTAFEARMNLEGVGDEVRCRAFPVTLAGPAIRWFNGLPQGSIYSFSDISRAFLAQFTTRIAKAKHPINLLGVTQRQGEPTRRYLDRFNDECLEIDGLIDSVASLCLTNGLLNENFRKHLTTKPVWTMHEIQTVAKEYINDEEVSRVVAANKRQSGYSQARQPGDGERAKEKAREEASNRAPRPFPRVGKFTNYTPLTLPIVEVYQQIAEKGILPKPRPLKDRMGGNKNLYCDYHKGYGHQTQDCFDLKDALEQAIREGKLAAFSHLIREPRRRYRDQDEEGKTRSAKRRQEPEDRDHGLTVINVVTAKNAAPRSRSAQRKDVKVLTVSSPPVQSSKKPPSISFGPEDQWFNDAPKNPPMVITARVGTGLVKRILVDTGADSNIMFRNVFDALGLKDADLTTHQHGVIGLGDHFIKPDGVISLPISVGQAQGRRSAMAEFVILRDSTA is encoded by the coding sequence CCGCGGCGTACATCCGCATCCCGGACGGAAGCGGAGAGCACGCGGGAGGAGTCACCCATAAGGAGAAGACGAAATGACACGATCATCTACTCCCGCGGCAGACCAACCCGCCGAGCGGCAAGAGGTCACGAAGACGGGGAAGGAAGATCCGAGAGAACACGACAACCCGTGATAATGGGCGTCACCCCGTTCCACCGATCTATCCTCGAGGTCCGGTtgccgaaacacttcgacaaaccaacggacatgaggtacgacggaACTCAAGACCCTCTAGAACACCTCACGGCCTTTGAGGCCAGGATGAATCTGGAGGGAGTGGGGGACGAAGTAAGGTGCCGCGCCTTCCCGGTAACCCTAGCAGGGCCAGCGATCagatggtttaacggcctcccaCAAGGTTCCATATACAGCTTCTCAGACATTAGCCGTGCATTCCTGGCCCAATTTACAACGCGGATCGCGAAGGCCAAGCACCCTATCAACCTTCTAGGGGTAACCCAGAGACAAGGAGAACCGACGAGGAGGTACTTagatcggttcaacgacgaatgcttggaaatCGACGGCTTAATCGACTCGGTGGCCAGTCTTTGCCTAacgaacggcctcctcaacgagaaCTTCCGAAAACACCTTACCACGAAACCGGTTTGGACGATGCATGAGATCCAGACGGTAGCCAAAGAGTATATAAAcgacgaggaagtcagccgagtcgtggctgccaataagCGGCAGTCCGGTTACAGCCAAGCCCGGCAACCAGGCGACGGAGAGAGAGCAAAGGAAAAAGCTAGGGAGGAGGCATCAAACAGGGCACCTCGACCGTTCCCCCGGGTCGGGAAATTCACTAACTACACTCCACTCACTCTCCCCATCGTGGAAGTCTATCAACAAATAGCGGAGAAGGGAATCCTACCGAAACCCCGACCACTTAAGGACCGTATGGGAGGAAATAAGAACCTCTATTGTGATTATCATAAGGGTTATGGCCATCAAACACAGGACTGTTTTGACCTGAAGGATGCACTAGAACAAGCgataagggaaggaaagctagccgcgtTCTCCCACCTCATCAGGGAGCCGAGAAGACGTTATCGCGATCAAGACGAAGAAGGCAAAACCCGTTCGGCCAAACGGCGACAAGAACCCGAAGACAGAGACCACGGCCTCACTGTGATAAACGTGGTAACGGCCAAAAACGCTGCGCCAAGATCCCGGTCGGCACAGAGAAAAGACGTTAAGGTTTTGACGGTCTCATCCCCGCCGGTGCAAAGCTCTAAGAAGCCTCCCTCCATTTCTTTCGGCCCGGAAGACCAATGGTTCAACGACGCCCCGAAAAACccccccatggtcattacggccagagtgggaaccggcctcgtcaaacggATCCTCGTCGACACAGGAGCTGATTCAAATatcatgttccgcaacgtgTTCGACGCACTAGGGCTAAAAGATGCCGACCTGACGACTCACCAGCACGGGGTCATCGGATTgggcgaccacttcatcaaaccGGACGGAGTAATATCCCTGCCAATCTCGGTGGGGCAAGCCCAAGGCCGAAGATCGGCGATGGCCGAGTTCGTAATCCTCCGAGACTCCACTGCCTAA
- the LOC130945952 gene encoding uncharacterized protein LOC130945952 translates to MKFVTDDGSIGTIRGDLETAVACDNASLSLRKKSKEASGVFLADLDARVDDKPRPEPEGDLEKFRIGDEVEKFTFVNKNLPHELKEPLIEMIRANSDLFAWTPADMPGIDPKIISHHLAVKTEARPVAQRRRKMSAERAEEVARQTASLLEAGFIREVDYSTWLSNVVLVRKHNGKWRMIFHDLIRKTVEVYVDDILAKITRPDDLLNDLARVFASLRQHGMRLNPLKCAFAMEAGKFLGFMITQRGVEANPEKCQAILQMKSPGCIKNVQRLAGRLTSLSRFLGASATKALPFFNLMKKGMAFEWTPACEEAFRHFKEILAAPPVLGKPKDGEPLYLYLAITGEALAAVLVREDGKTQQPIYFISRALQGAELRYSKLEKLALALLTSSRRLKQYFQSHQVVVRTDQGIRQVLQKPDLAGRMMTWSIELSQYDIRYEPRQAIKAQAMADFLVEVTGDASEEGGTRWKLHVDGASNQTFGGAGIILESPIGVVYEQSVRFEFPISNNQAEYEALIGGLTLAAEVGARRLEICSDSQVVTSQVNGSYQAKDPLLQKYLEKVKSLSQKFEEVTVHHVPRERNTRADLLSKLASTKPGEGNRSLIQGMMREPAITLHVTSLGSSWLDPITDFLEHGKLPSDQKDAAKLRKEAAKYAVIQGQLFRKGLNQPLLKCLHPDQTDYVLREVHEGCCGHHIGGKALARKLIRAGYYWPSMMADSKEFVKKCVITRFGIPEVIISDNGTQFTDKKFTEFLNGLGIRQRFSSVEHPRTNGQVESANKVILSGLKKRLDNKKGAWADELAAVLWSYRTTEQSSTRETPFRLTYGVDAVIPVEISEPSPRLLLKGVEETVEKDLIDEAREMAHLTETALKQRMALRYNTKVLKRGFEPNDLVLRRNDIGLPTPGEGKLAANWEGPYRVKKVMGKGAFKLERLDGKEVPRTWNADNLRRFYS, encoded by the exons ATGAAGTTTGTTACCGACGACGGATCCATAGGGACCATAAGGGGAGACCTCGAGACGGCGGTCGCttgtgacaacgccagcctctccCTTAGAAAGAAGTCCAAGGAAGCATCCGGTGTGTTCCTAGCCGACCTTGATGCCAGAGTGGACGACAAGCCGAGGCCAGAACCAGAAGGAGATCTGGAGAAGTTTAGGATTGGTGACGAAGTGGAAAAGTTCACATTCGTGAACAAGAACCTCCCACATGAGTTGAAGGAGCCCTTGATCGAAATGATAAGAGCCAACAGTGACTTGTTCGCCTGGACtccagccgacatgccgggcatagacccaAAAATCATCTCACATCATCTAGCCGTCAAGACGGAAGCACGCCCGGTGGCCCAACGGAGGAGAAAGATGTCGGCAGAAAGAGCAGAGGAGGTGGCCAGGCAGACGGccagcctcctagaagcaggcttCATACGGGAAGTGGACTACTCGACATGGCTCTCGAATGTGGTATTGGTGAGAAAACACAACggcaagtggagaat gaTATTCCACGACCTCATAAGGAAAACAGTCgaagtctacgtggacgacatcctgGCAAAAATAACACGACCTGACGACCTCTTGAACGACCTGGCAAGGGTATTCGCGTCCCTCCGTCAACACGGTATGCGGTTGAATCCTctcaagtgcgccttcgccatggaagctGGCAAGTTCCTGGGATTCATGATAACTCAAAGAGGGGTAGAAGCcaacccggagaaatgccaagcaatactccaGATGAAGAGCCCGGGTTGTATCAAGAACGTCCAAAGGTTGGCAGGGCGGTTGACCTCATTATCCCGATTCCTCGGAGCTTCGGCAACAAAGGCCCTGCCATTCtttaacctcatgaagaaagggatggcgTTCGAGTGGACGCCCGCATGTGAAGAGGCCTTTCGgcacttcaaggaaatcctggCGGCGCCGCCCGTCCTCGGGAAGCCAAAGGACGGGGAACCGCTATACCTATACCTCGCCATAACGGGTGAAGCCCTAGCCGCAGTCCTGGTACGGGAGGACGGAAAAACTCAACAACCAATCTATTTCATAAGCCGGGCCTTGCAAGGGGCAGAATTAAGGTATAGCAAGTTAGAAAAGCTAGCCCTAGCACTTCTAACCTCCTCACGAAGGTTAAAGCAGTACTTCCAGAGTCACCAAGTTGTCGTCAGAACGGACCAAGGGATCCGGCAAGTACTCCAAAAACCCGATCtggcgggaagaatgatgacttggtccatcgaaCTCTCCCAGTATGACATACGATACGAAccccggcaagccatcaaggcgcaGGCGATGGCGGATTTCCTAGTAGAAGTAACGGGGGATGCAAGCGAAGAAGGGGgcacacggtggaagctccatgtagacggagcctccaaccagacTTTCGGAGGTGCCGGGATCATCCTGGAAAGCCCGATTGGGGTTGTATACGAACAGTCGGTCAGATTCGAGTTTCCCATCtcgaacaaccaggcagaatatgaagcccttATAGGAGGCCTAACCCTAGCAGCAGAAGTCGGCGCAAGAAGACTAGAAATATGCAGCGATTCCCAAGTCGTCACCTCCCAAGTAAACGGTAGCTACCAAGCTAAAGACCCTTTGCTacagaagtacttggaaaaggtcaaaagcttgagccaaaagTTCGAAGAGGTCACGGTCCACCACGTACCtagagaaaggaacacacgggcagaCCTCTTATCAAAGTTAGCCAGCACGAAGCCGGGAGAGGGGAAccggtctctcatccaaggcatgATGAGAGAACCAGCAATCACACTGCACGTGACAAGCCTAGGTTCTtcatggctagaccccatcaccGACTTCCTGGAACACGGCAAACTCCCTAGTGATCAAAAGGATGCGGCGAAATTGAGAAAGGAAGCGGCCAAATACGCCGTCATCCAAGGACAGCTGTTCAGGAAAGGGCTCAACCAACCCCTACTGAAGTGCCTACACCCCGACCAGACGGACtacgtcctcagggaagtccaTGAGGGCTGCTGTGGGCACCATATCGGAGGCAAGGCCCTAGCGAGGAAACTAATCCGAGCCGGATACTATTGGCCGTCGATGATGGCGGACTCCAAAGAGTTTGTCAAAAAATGC gtgataacGCGATTCGGGATACCGGAAGTCATCATCTCGGACAATGGCACGCAATTTACTGACAAAAAGTTCACGGAATTTCTCAATGGCCTGGGTATAAGGCAAAGGTTCTCTTCGGTAGAACACCCTCGGACGAACGGACAAGTGGAGTCCGCCAACAAGGTTATCCTTTCAGGTCTgaaaaagaggttggacaataaaaagggtgcttgggccgacgaACTAGCAGCGGTTCTCTGGTCCTACCGAACAACTGAACAATCCTCCACTAGGGAAACTCCCTTCCGACTAACGTACGGGGTGGACGCAGTAATACCCGTGGAGATCAGTGAACCGAGCCCGCGGTTACTTTTGAAAGGAGTGGAGGAAACCGTAGAAAAAGACCTGATAGATGAAGCCAGGGAAATGGCCCATTTGACAGAAACAGCGCTAAAACAAAGAATGGCTCTgcgctacaacaccaaagtgctTAAAAGGGGATTCGAGCCGAACGACCTCGTCCTGAGGCGAAACGATATTGGCCTACCGACCCCCGGAGAAGGCAAGCTGGCGGCGAATTGGGAAGGCCCCTACAGAGTCAAAAAAGTGATGGGAAAAGGAGCCTTCAAGTTAGAAAGGCTTGACGGCAAAGAAGTCCCGAGAACATGGAACGCGGACAACCTAagaagattctactcctag